GGGCAGCACCGAGAGGGCTACATGCCGACCACCTCCTTGATTTCCACAAGGTGGTGCAGTGGCCGGGTGAGCATGGTGAACTCATCTTTTTCCGCATCGTAGACCGAGTTGACAAATACCTTGCCCCACTTCTTTTCGTCCATTTTTCTGAAATCGGAGCGGTAATAATATCCCGGCCAGCGGGTTTCTTCGCGGAACAGCTTGTGCCGGGTGTGGGCTTCGGCAATCTGGACACGATGGACATTTTCCCAGCAGCGCATCAGTTCGTGGAGGTTGCGGGCGGCGAGCTTGTTCAGGTCCTCCTTGAGCAGTTTGATCAGGTCCAGTGCGATGTTCAAGGTGATCGCGCTGCAGTTATACTGTGATCCCCAGCCGGCAACATATTCGTCCATGATCTTGTTGAGCCGGAAAATGGCCATTTTGGGCGTGATGTAGTTGGGATTGACCTCTTCCACCGGCAGGTCGTATTTCTTGTCGGTCGATCCCAGGGTCGTGTAGTTTTTATGGTCTTCATAGTGCTTGAGGGGCAGCACGATCCGTTTTTTGAGTTTGTCCACCTCGGCCGAATCGAATTCAGGCAGTTCCGGGTTGTCCACACAGTATTTTACCGCGGCCTTGGCGGCGATGCGCCCTTCGGTAAAGGACCCGGAAGAGAACTTGTGGCTGGACACACCCACCCCGTCTCCGGCGGCAAACAGCCCCTTGACCGTGGTCATGCGGTTGTAGCCCCAGAAATAATCGCTTTTCGATTCACCGGTCTGAATGTCTTCGGGGCCGCTGGTCCACGCACCGGAGGCGCCGGAATGGGAACCGATGAAGTACGGTTCGGAAGGCATGATTTCCGAGGGGCCTTCCTCGGGAAAGACATCCTTGGCCGCCCACAGGACTGCCTGGCTGATGGTCATATCGAGGAAATCTTCCCAGGCCTCGGCCTCCAGCTTCTTGAGTTCCTTTTTGTAGGCCTTTTCGTCCGGGGCCTGTTCGGCCAGTTTGGCGATGGCCTTGTCCGTGTGAATAAAGATGGGGCCGTCGCCCTTGTGATACATCTCGATCATCATCAGGTGGTTGCGCAGACAGGTGGGAATGGGTTTGACCTCGCCGTAGGGTGGCCAGTTGTGCAATTCACCGCCTTCGGCCAGCCCTTCGGCCATGTAATTATACCCGGTTGCCGATGTCGCGGCGGCCTTGAACAGAAGGAACCACGCCCCGACCGGACCATAGCCGTCCTTGAAGCGCCCCGGAATGAAAACCACTTCCTGGGACGTCATTTCGGCACCGGCCGTGGTGGTCAGGTAGGAACTCGATCCGGCGTTCCAGGGCGGATACCAGGCCCTTCCCAAGCCCTCCCCGGTGGATCGCGGTCTGAAAACGTGAACGGCGCCGCCGGCGCTGACGATGCAGGCCTTGAACCGGAACACGTAAATTTCAGGGTCCCGTACGCTGAAACCGATGGCTCCCGCCACTTTGTTTTTGTCTTTTTTGTCCAGCAGCAGTCGGACGACAAACACCCGCTCGATAATGTTGTCCATGCCGACGGCGTTCTTGCCGGCTTCGGCAACGATGGCTTTGTAGCTTTCCCCGTTGATCATCAGCTGCCAGCGGCCTTCGTGGACGTAGTTGCCGTCCGGGTCCGTCCAGATGGGCAATCCGTAGCCCTCGAACATGTGCACCGATCCGTTGACATGCCTGGAGATATCCATCACCAGGTCGTCCCGGCAAAGGCCCATGAGGTCCTGGCGGACGTAGCTGAGATAGTCGACCGGGCTGTTTTCGCCCTGATACTGGTTGATGGCCGAAAGCCCCATGCCCACGGCACCGCTGCGCTCCATGGCCGCTTTATCCACCACGGTAATCTTGACGCCGTTTTCCTTGGCCCAGTGGGCGCCTTCGACGCAGGCGCCGGATCCCGCCATCCCGGGGCCGATGATCAAAAGATCGGTTGTTACCTCGACAGTTTTAAATTCCTCCATCTTGATCCCTCCCCTAATCTCCCAGAGTCCAAAGTTTGTCGGCTTTCAGCGAGGCCGGTTCCGTGAAAAGGAGCTGGTCATCCAATTTGCCCGGCCCGATTCCGAAGCCGCCATCCGGTTTGGCCTCCCCTTCGGGCGTGGTCCGGATGGGAAATTTGAATCGTTTGATCGTTCCTCCCCTGAACTTGACCGTCCACATGATGTCTTCCGACCCGCGCATGGGTACGACGCTGGCGCCCAAAGGGGTAAAGTCAGCGTAGCCCCGGACTTCGATGGCCTGGGTGGGACAGATTTTGACGCAGTTGTAGCACTCCCAGCACATGTCCGGCTCGGCGTTGTACGCTTTCATCCGGTCCACATCCAAAACCATGAGATCGTTGGGGCAGATGTACATGCATGCAGTTTTGTCCCCGCCCTTGCAGCCGTCGCACTTTTCATCGATGACAAAACTCGGCATTTTTCCCTCCTTTGCTGTTAGTGATTGATGCCCGTTTCTGTGTGAAGCCAAACAAAAGTATTGAATCACCTCCTTGAACCAATGGGGTTGGCCGGCACGTACCCAAATTCTACGCGAGGGGACCGGCGTTAACCGAGCGTTGAGCAAAAGCGCTGCCAAGCCGTAAACAGGCGGTACAAAACATTATAACAAACAGAAAATATTTATTTTTTTGTTTGGGCTGCGGCAAGTCGAGCATGCGAGGATGGTGCCCGAAGAGTACAAACTGAGGATTTTTAAAGGGAAGGAGGCTTCATTTTGAGCCCTTTTTCGCCGAGCGGCCTGCCGAAGGATGCATCAACAGGTCCATGCCTCCTCCGGCATGCGATCTGGCGAACCCGCGGGAAACGCACATGTTTTTGAAAAAAGGATTACCAAGGCCACCAGTATGCCGGCAGCCAAGGCAAGAAAGCTATACGCTCTCCAACATATTCAGAGACGGCGGATCACTTGAGCTTGTAAGGATTGATCGATAGCACGGGAATGGGTGCGTTCTTGACGACGGTTTCCGCGACACTTCCGAAGATCACGTGCTCCAGCCCTTTACGGCCATGGGTTCCCATGATCACAAGGTCGATTCTCTCGGCCGCGATGACCTTCAGGATCTCTTGGGCGGCATCTCCGGAAACGACGATGGTCTTAAAATCGGGACAGCGCTGCAGCTGCTCCTCACAGAGGGTTTGCAGGGCGCTTTTGGCTGCCTCGATGGCTTCTTTTTGAAAGTTGTCCATCGAGGGGTGCGGTACATAGAGTTTGCCCCATTTGTTGAGATCCTGCACCACATGCAGCAGATAGATGCTGCTGTTGTATTTCTTGGAAAGCGAAAATACATAGGGCAGGAGCTTTGACGCGTTTTCCGTTAAATCGATCGGGAACAGAATTTTCTTGATGTCTATCGTGGGCTCGACCCCCTCGTTTTCTTTTTCCATCGGTCTCCTCCTTTTTTTATTCGTTGAATCCATGGTTTGCCCATCCCCTCGGGCGGCTTGCCGAGAAAACGTGTGCGGCCCTATTCCACCACCCATACCGTGCAGTCGCGCGCATGATTGACGATCTTGCTCGAAACGCTGCCGAAGAGAAAGGCTTCACTGCGCGACAACCCCTGCCTGCCGACCACAATGGTATGATATTGCGTCTGTTGAAGCTCGAACAGGATGCACTCCGCCAAAGAAGGGCAATGGCGGAGCATGGACCGGACTGCTACGGCAGCCGGTGCAAAGCCGCTGTCGATCAGAATCTTGCGATAGTCGTCGAGCATGGCATCGACTTTCATCTGATAGTCGGCAAGCCATTTGTCTCTTTCCGAGAGGTTGGGAAAGTAATCTTCTTCGGGCTGGCGGATGATGTGCAGGATCAAAACCTTGAATCCTTTGATCCCCCCAAGCAGTTTACCCACATAGGTGACGGCCCGCCGGGCGTTTTCCGACTCGTCAACCGCAATCAGGATGTTTTTGTTGAACCGTTTTTCACCGAATGGCATGGGACGCTCCTTGATCGCATGTTGTCTTTGGCACCATGACGCACCAGGTTGCTTATCCCTTTTCCTGACGCGAATGGCGCAGGTTGGTATGAAAAATAGGCAGCAAAATCAGCGCCAACATTGCGATAAAAACAACAGTTCCGGGGTAAAAATGAAAATCGCGACAACCGGTGTCGGGGTGGGTCTCAAGAAAAAGGCCGGGAACGGATCAGCTGTGATGCTGAAAGACGATTCGCGGCAGCGCCTCTTTAAACTTCGAGAACCCTGCCGGCTCCGGCGGCCAGTGCTTTTTCCGGATAGCGCTGTTTGATTTCGTCGATGTGTTGGGTGCAATGGGCCGGGCAAACGGTTTTCAGCGGATCGAGCAGAGAAAATTCGTTGAATCCATGCAGGCCGCCGATGAGGGTGGTAACCGTACCGAACCGGGATGCGGCTTTGAGGATCGCGCCGACACCGGGATGCGAACAGCCGGCGACAACAACGGCATGATCGTGCTGCCGGATGACCAGCGATTGTTCGATCCCTGCGAGCTGTCCGGTTGAATAGCCGTTTTCGAACAGTTCCACGGGGCGGTCTATGGAAACGATGTTCGCCGCGTTTTCGGGGGGCGGGCAGGATGCGGGCAGGAAAACCGTCGTGTCATGAATCCGCAACAGATCGGCCAGGCCGCCGATATGGTCCCAGTGGTTGTGGGAAAGGAACACCGCGTCGATGGCCGCCGGGTCGATATTGAGTTTTTCCATGTTGCCGAGAAGGATCGCTCCTTTGGCGCCGGTGTCGAACAGAAGGGTATGCCCTTCGGTTTCCACCAGACAGGCAAAACCCCAGTCGGCCGCCAGGGCCGGTCTGCTGACCACGTTGTCGTAGACGATGGTAATTTTCATCGGTATTTTTTCCGGGCTATGTCAGGCAAACCACCTGGGGGTACCGGGGTGGCGGTCTGCCGGGTGGCAGATTCCGTCAGGCCGGTACCCCGGATCGAGTATTATTCGGAGCCTTCTTTTTCCAGTTCGGCAATTTTCTGCTGGATGGCTTCCAGAGAGTTTTTCATCGCCTCGGCGTTGGACCGGAGCATTTCGATTTCATCGGTTTTGCCTGCCGGGTAGCCGTATCCGGTTTCCGGCGGGTATCCGTAGCCGTATCCGCCAGCGGCCGGGCCCAAACCGCGCCCCCTGCCTCTGCCGAATCCTCGCCCGAATCCCATTCCCCGGCCGTAGCCGTAGCCATAACCCCTGCCGCCGTACGCGGGCAGGTTGCCGGCGCCTGCCGGTCGTCCACACATTCCTCTGCCCCAGCCGGTCATTGGGCCGGCGCCCATGGGGCCGCTTCCGTTAAATCCTGGCATGATGATGTCCTCCTAAATTTAAAGTTCAACGGTTTTGACCGCGTCCACGGCCTGTTCCTCCCTGGCCCTGTCCGCGACCACCGCCGCGACCTTGACCCTGGCCTTGGCCCTGTCCGGATCCGCGACCACCGCCTCGGCCACCTTTCCCACGGGGGCAGGGCTGCTGTTGGCCCTGTCCGCAGGGGCCTTGGCCTCTGCCTGTCTGTCGGCCCTGTCCGTCCGGGCCGGTTTTATCTCCTCTGGGCATTTGCGTCACCTCCCTTCCTGTTTGTGTTTCGTTTGCCGGTGTGCCGGCATTGATTGCATTTGCATTGCCTCCCATGCGCCCCCGTCGCCCGTGGCGACGTCTGCCCCCGCCGCGCATGGCATAATTGCCCCCGGCAATCTGGAGGGCCTTGCCCGTGATCAGCGCTTCGCCGATGATGCTGCGGGCGGAAAACAGAATCCTGCCGTAGGTCTGCCGGGAGACTTGCATGAGGTTGGCTGCCGATTCCTGATCCAGATGTTCGAAATCGCTCAACCGGATCGCCTCCAGCTCTTCCACGGAGAGCATGACCTCTCCGGTGATCGGTATGCCCTGGGGAACGAAGGCGGCGATGGTCGGATAAGCGGATACGAATCTGGGTTTCTTAGGTCTCGGCATATTGGCTTTCCAATTCCGTGTTCATCCAGCTTCCTGTTCCCGGACGAACACCAGTTATGGTCGTTTGACTAAAACAATAAGGACCCTTAATTGGAAAGTCAATACAAATATTGGTCAAATGACTAAAATAATTTGCTGGGCAGACGACGGGCAACGATGCATAGGTTTCCCGCGGTTGGCCATTGGAGCAATTGGGGGGAGCGCTTTTTACTGCTTGTTTGTATAGGTCGGCATAATGCCGCCTACGAGGGGCTCATAGATGCGATATTCGGTGGCCTCGCCGGTGATGGCGTCGATCTCTTTCTGGATGGCCGTGCGCGTCCCGCTGTGAAGCCATGCGTTCCACTCCTCGACGGACCGCCAGGTGCTGCGCACCAGGTATTCCTCTTCTCCGGGAGGGTCGATGCATTTGAGGGTTTCACCGGAAATGTAGCCCGGCTCGGCCAGGGCGAGGGACCGCAAACGAACGACCAGTGGAGCCAATGCCGCTTCCTTCTCTTTGACAAACCTTCTTCTGATCAACACTTCGATGGCCATGGCTCTTGCTCCTTTTTTTAATTGTGCAGCTTGTCTGCCTGCTCTGCAAGCAAAATTTTGAATCGATCCAGGCTGACCGGATAGGGGATGATCGGGATGCCCATCCAGTCCGAGTATTCCAAAAAATCTTCCGGATGCTCGGCCATGTAAGTATCCATGTAGCCGATACCGTCCAGGACTACGGCGCCGCCGCTGTGCCGGGGAAAATTTTCGTTGGCCAGGCCCTTGTCCCAACCCTTGAACACCTTGTGGCGAAACTTGATCCAGCCCGGGGTCATCCACCAGACTTTTTCACCGCCGGCGATTTCGGCGGCAATGCTTTCCCGTTCGGACTCACTGGCGATCATGTCCATGCAGTGGGTGGCATCGATCCGGGCCACATTGGCCCCCTGTTCCGCTATGATCTTCTGCATGGTGCGGGTGGGCTCGTCGGCGTTGACGTAGCAGAACTTGCCGCCGTAGACGACCAGCACCTTGCCGGCCTTTTCCCTTGCCCGGGCGATCCGGTCGAGCAGTTGGTTCTCCAGTTCATGAATGTCCTCGTGAAGCCCGGGAGTCGTGAAAAACAGGTGCTCCGTGTCGAAAAAGCCCTCGGCCCGGAGATGATTCAGTTCCAGGGACAAGGTGCCGCAGGAAACGATGGCGATATCGGAAAATGAGGTCTGAGCCATGAAAATCTCCTTTTAATATTTTACAGCCAGGTCGTACCCGGCATGGATGGCCGAATAAATGTCCATCACGTTCTCGGCATCGCCGATGACCTCGACGGTGGACACGGTTTGTGCGATGTCCGGATCGGGGGCGGGCGCCGAGAGCATGCCCGAAGCCAGGATGACCGTGTCGAACGGCGCCAGTTCAATCGTTTCCCCGTCTTTTTCCACCGTTACCTTGTCGGCTTCGAAACACTTGACCGTCGTGTGGGGCATCAGGCTGACGTTGCTCATCTGGTCGATATGCATGAGGGCCAGCTTTTTAGTGATCATCTCCATCATGCTGCCGATGGGGTCGGTGCGTTTGGTGGCCGTCACCTCCAATCCCTGGGCGCCGAGTTTTTCCGCGATTTCCAGTCCGGTCCGGCCGGCGCCGATCACCAGAACCCGCGATCCTTTGACCGGTTTGGCCGCCCCGAAGTATTCCAGGGACGTCATGGTATACTGGCTGGCAAGCCCCTCGATGTCGGGAATCCGCTGCCGGGCGCCGGTGGCCCAGACAAGCAGGTCCGGCTTGATCTCGGCGACCAGGCCCGCATCCACAGTCCTGTCCGTCAATACCGTTTCGGCGCCGGATTGCACCTGCAAAGCCAGGTTTTCCAGGCCCTCCTTCATTTTTTCTTTGCCCGGTGCCTGCCACGCCAGGTTGAATTGACCTCCCAGCCGATCTTCCTTTTCCGCGAGCGTAACCCGATGGCCGCGTTTGGAAAGGTAGACCGCGGCGCTCATACCGGCGGGCCCGCCGCCGGCCACCAGAACGGTCATGGGCTGATCCGTTTTTTCCAGCATCGGTTCGCCGATTTCCGGATTCAGGTTGCATCCGATGGGCTGGCCGTTTTTCACCCGGTGCAGGCAGCCCTGGAGGCAGTATCCGCAGCTTTGCACCCCTTCGAGGTTCCCTGCTTTCCATTTTTGGATCAGGGCGGGATCGGCAATCAGGGGGCGGCCCAGCGCCACCAGGTCGGCCAGATTGTCATCGAGCACCTTGGCGACCCGATCCGGGCGGCCCATACGGCCGGCCGCGATCAGCGGCAGATCGGTTTGGGAGCGAACCCAGGCCAATGCGTCCATCTGGGGTTTTTCCGGCAGTCGGCCATGGTGGAAATACCATGGCGGGCTGGCGCATGACGAGCCCATGCCTACGTGTACGGCATGAATTCCGGATTCCCTGGCTGTCTTTAACAACGGCGCCAGGTCCTCCGGTGCAATGCCGAATTCCGGTGACATTTCGTTGCCCGATACCCGCAAAATGCGGGTCAGGTCCGGAGCGCCGGCTTTGACTGCCGCCAGCACCTCGACGGCGAACAGCAGCCGATCCTGGCCGTAGCGGTCGGTGCGCCGGTTAATTTTTCCGTTGAGAAACTGGGACACCAGGTAGCAATGCCCTCCCTGGATTTCGATGGCGTCGAAGCCGGCCTGGAAGGCCTTCTGGGCGGCGGAACGGTATCCATCCACAATCGTGCCGATCTCCGCTTCGGTCAACGCTTCGGCGGCAACCCCGATGGTCGGGCAGGTCATTTCGGATGGCGCTTTGGGGTTCTGGCCGCTCGCTTTGGGTTTGGCTGCGGCGCCGCCATGGTTGAGATGCAGGCATGCCAGTCGGTCTTGGGCATGAATCACATCGGCGATTTTCTTCAATTCGGCGGTACTTTCGGACAAGTGAATGCACAACTGTTTGGGGTGTTCTTTGCCTGATATGGTGACTGCTACGGGCTCGATGATCACAAGTCCCGGTCCCTGATCGGCAATTTGCCGGTAAAAGGTCAGATGTCGATCGGTTACGTTGCCGTTGGGGGTACCGTTGGCGGTTTTGATGGGTGGAAAGACGAACCGGTTGGTCAGGGTCAGGTTCCCCAGGGTCATGGGTTCAAACAGTCGTTGCATGGGCGCTCTCCTTGGATGATGGGGGTTTTCGTTGAAAGGGCCGGATAATCGGCGGATCAGGCGCCGCGAAATCGCCATTCTTCTGAGCATTAACTCAATTTTTGTGCCAATCGCTGAGCCTGTTGTCGGGTTGGGTTCTCTATCTCACCGGCTTTGGCAATTAAATCGATTAGAATGGCTGTTCTTGGGAATCGGGGCGCCATAATGTGTCGGGCCCAGAAAAAAATGAAAGCCAATTGGGGGTCGAGATCCCAAAGAAAAATCGGGAAAGGGGCAAGGGTAGCGTTATGTTAACGAATTCGAAAATGAGGTAACGTTACTGTAACGCTTTGTTAGGGGCGAAAAAACATATTGAAGCCGGGCGTTGATCGTGGTTCGGCTGAAGTGGTTGGATGCCTGTCCCGATCCGCCCTCGGCCCAACATAAAAACAGGCCTTCGGCATGCAGCCGAAAGGCCTGTTTTTATGTTGTTGCAGCCACATTTGCTGCGGTTTAATTGACAATAAAAGGTGCCGGTGTGGATTCGCCGGCCAGGGCTTTTTGAATGGTGTCCTCGAGAACGGATTGGGAAACCATACCGGTCACGGAATGGATCGGCTGGCCCTCCTGAAAAATCATCAGGGTGGGAATGGATTGGATGCCGTAACGCTGGGCAACGGAGGCATGGTCGTCCACGTTGCATTTAGCAAATTTCATTTGATTTCCATAGGTTTCCGCCAGGCTGGCAAATGCCGGCGCCATGGCTTTGCAGGGACCGCACCACGGTGCCCAAAAATCGACGATGACGGGTTGGGACTGCTCCAGGACCTGCTGGTCGAAAGCGTCTTTCTGGATCTCAGCAACGGATTCGGACATGAATTTTTCCTCCTTGTTATGGATGTTACAATCCGGGTTCGTTTTTTTCTTTTGCCGTACCTACAACTCCCGTGCCAAAAAGGTGGGCCCCGGCACGATGGGTATGGGTGCTATCGTGCCGGGGCCCTGAGGAGGTGAGAGTAAGGTTGAGTGAATCAAATGGAGGTATTGATTGACTTACTCTGACAAACGGGCATCGCAAATCCAGTGCCAACGGTTCGATTTCTTTACGACCCCAATTCGATACCGTATTTTTTAATCTGTTTCCAGACACTGGTGCGGGAGATGCCCAGCAGGCGCGCGGCCTGGGAGCGGTTGCCGTTGGCGCGGGTCAACGCATCGATCAGCCGGCTGCGCTTCACATCGTCGAGATTGGCTTCCAATGCACAGGAAACCTCACTGCCTTTGGGGCTCGCGTTGCCGATCTGCGGCGGCAGGTGATCGGGACCGATCATGCCCTTGGGGCAGCTGACAAAGGCATATTCGAAGGCGCTTTTCAATTCGCGGGCGTTTCCGGGCCAGGGATAGGCGATGAGGCGGTCCATGGCCGTTTTGGAGATCCCGTCCAGGGTCTTGTCGCTTTTCAGAAGGATGCGGTTGAAAAAGGAGCGTGCCAGAAGGGGGATGTCCTCGACGCGTTCGCGCAGCGGTGGGATGTGAACGGGGATGACATTGATGCGGTAATAAAAGTCTTCACGAAACGACCCGCCTGCAATGAGTTCCGGCAGGTTGCGGTTGGTGGCGGAGATGATGCGCACGTTTACGGAAATGGGCCGGCTGTCGCCCACCCGTTCCACCACCTTTTCTTCGAGCACCCGCAGCAGCTTGACCTGGGTGGAGAGGGGCAGGTCGCCGATTTCGTCCAGAAAGATATCGCCGCCGTTGGCCGCTTCAAACCGTCCTTCCCGGCTTTTATGGGCGCCGGTGTAGGCGCCTTTCACATGGCCGAACAATTCGCTCTCCAATAAGGATTCGTTGAGGGCGGCACAGTTGACTTTCACATAGGGTTGACCGCTCCGGCCGCCTGCTTCGTGGATGGCGCGGGCGACCATCTCCTTTCCCGTGCCGCTTTCGCCGTATACGATGACCGGAGCATCGGACCGCGCGGCGTTGGCGATCAGCTCGAACACCCGCTGCATGGGGGCGCTGGCGCCGATCATGCCGTAAAATCGATCCTCGGCGTCCAGTTCCCGTTTGAAGCTTTCGATCTGGGTTTCCTTGGCAACCAGATCGGTGATGTCGGTCATGGTTTCCACGGCCCCGGTGACTGTGCCGGAGTCGTCTCTGAGGACCGATGCGTTTTTCAGGATATGCACCTGTCGGCCGTCTTTGCGGGTGACGCTGCAGCGCTGCTTTTTCAGATGCCCCCGTTTGAACATCAGGCACCAGTGGCATCCATCCTTCTGCCGGGCAAACTCGCAGGAGGTGCAGTTAAGCGTCGAGCAGCGGTTGCCCACGATTTCGTTTCTCCGATATCCGGTAATCTCCTCAAAGGCTCGATTGACGGAGATGATGACCCCCTCCGGACTGACCACCATGACCCCGTCCTGAATGGTGTCCACCACGGATTTCCAATAGTAGTTCAGGTCTATATCGTTCATGGATTCGCCTTCTGTTTACTAAGTGAACAAATCATGTGTTCACCAAGTTAACACATGAACAGTCGGTTGCCAACCCTCTCTGGGCTGAACGATGCTTTTTGTAGAAGCGTTTCAACGCACTATAAAATATAACTATCAGGAATCATATTGTAATAAATTTTACGAAAGATGGGTTCGATGCACTTGGCATCGCCATTGCTCAAGGAGTGACATGTCGTTCCCCGGCAGTGCGTCACTTACCGAAAAGACGGACAGTGTGATGATACGGTTCGATCTCCGTGAAAAACTGATTCCTTTCTCGTTGCTGCAGATTTCCAACAACTTCCGGGAAATGCAGCCCGGCGACGAAATGGAGATTCTGGCCGGCGATTGTCCCATCCAGGCCGCGATTTTCAAGGACGTGATGCGGATCCTGCCGAAAAGCGACTACGAACTGCTCTCTCAGAACGATTTTACGGGAGACGCACCTGTGAAGCGATTAAGGCTGAAAAAGAAAGCACCAAAGACAAACCTCTAAACAAAGGAGATTCATCATGTCAGCAGCCGAATTGAATTCCATGGAAGCGGCAAGCACGGTAGACGCCAGGGGCAGCGCCTGTCCGGGACCCCTGCTGGAGGCAAAAAAAGGGATCGGCAAGGTCAAGGTCGGCGAAGTCCTCGAAATTTATTCCAACGATGCCGGCACCCGCACGGATATCCCGGCCTGGGCCAAAAAAGTGGGCCATGAGTACCTGGGCGTGGTCGAGGCCGACGGCTACGACAAACACTTCATCTGCCGGAAGAAATAGCGGGGCCGCGATGACACCCAAGGCCCAGAACCCAGGCAAAATCCTGATCCTGGC
This window of the uncultured Desulfosarcina sp. genome carries:
- a CDS encoding sulfurtransferase TusA family protein yields the protein MSAAELNSMEAASTVDARGSACPGPLLEAKKGIGKVKVGEVLEIYSNDAGTRTDIPAWAKKVGHEYLGVVEADGYDKHFICRKK
- a CDS encoding sigma 54-interacting transcriptional regulator, with the protein product MNDIDLNYYWKSVVDTIQDGVMVVSPEGVIISVNRAFEEITGYRRNEIVGNRCSTLNCTSCEFARQKDGCHWCLMFKRGHLKKQRCSVTRKDGRQVHILKNASVLRDDSGTVTGAVETMTDITDLVAKETQIESFKRELDAEDRFYGMIGASAPMQRVFELIANAARSDAPVIVYGESGTGKEMVARAIHEAGGRSGQPYVKVNCAALNESLLESELFGHVKGAYTGAHKSREGRFEAANGGDIFLDEIGDLPLSTQVKLLRVLEEKVVERVGDSRPISVNVRIISATNRNLPELIAGGSFREDFYYRINVIPVHIPPLRERVEDIPLLARSFFNRILLKSDKTLDGISKTAMDRLIAYPWPGNARELKSAFEYAFVSCPKGMIGPDHLPPQIGNASPKGSEVSCALEANLDDVKRSRLIDALTRANGNRSQAARLLGISRTSVWKQIKKYGIELGS